The following proteins are co-located in the Branchiostoma lanceolatum isolate klBraLanc5 chromosome 16, klBraLanc5.hap2, whole genome shotgun sequence genome:
- the LOC136421681 gene encoding uncharacterized protein encodes MYLNLYEDHFSYIKDFKKYAKSYGCTLCGRKFNRAYNLKVHQSNCTGAIKYVYPGGAYNRRQTIFEQLDDVGIRVNPDDRFYPYRATYDIECLLKPISGQSTDKMTWEAVHELLSVSVCSNVPGFTKPKCFVSEGNPAIVADKMLNYLQQISDAAYDKLKQHFADVFKQIEALNPEDDDEVFMSQTPDQDLVMSEQDNTEENFVMSEQEDEDADFVMSGEEDGYEEVDEDGEEKRSGKESWVSKLIGRLHRHLRQLPVIGFNSGRYDVNAMKKVFLPHLYRQQKTFRPIKKDNSFMSIETDELKFLDLINYVAPGFSYSHLLKAYECKEMKGFFPYEWMDDLSKLDHTQLPPPDAFFSKLRGSHISPDDYQHCVDVWQQQGMTTMQDFLIWYNNKDVVPMLEAIQKMAAFYKDLGIDMFKDGISVPGLTLKYLFMNLQPNTYFTLPDKEDVFRLFKENIVGGPSIIFHRHHQKGKTYIRQKGMEDIGRKPKLCQKVIGFDANALYLWSLMQDMPTGYYIPRQADNDFKKEYSGHYWGRMATEWLDWVGHSRDIVIRNKYNHTEKRIGLRQVPVDGFCSATAEIFQFHGCFWHGHDCHLTADIDTNSIRNKSMVELREDTDEMTEYLQGEGYKVIEMWECEWQRLKRNQEVSAFLAGRKTHTETKYKFPEEEILQAVREDELFGVVECDIEVPAHLKTHFAEMPPIFKNCNISVDDIGPFMKQYAETHHIMSKPRRSLICSMFGKKILLATPLLKWYLEKGLEVTHVYQFLNTGDKDDRKKIIAETMKLIGNSAYGKTVTNKEKQSDVCYCDSDVTATQKINYPCFRMITEVVDGFYEIETGKRRIKYDLPLQIGFFVYQYAKLRMLQFYYDFMLKFVDVSDFQYCEMDTDSAYIAISADRLEDVIKPHMRNRFENEKHLWFPRTDNPQHAAYDKRTPGLFKEEWSGDAIVALCSKTYYCFGGEDISNDKFSCKGVSKKDNNITLQKYLRVLETQKSGQGVNRGFRVRDNQMLTYTQTRDAFSYFYPKRQVQDDGVTTLPLDI; translated from the exons ATGTACCTGAACCTATACGAGGATCACTTCAGCTACATTAAGGACTTTAAGAAGTATGCAAAATCGTACGGCTGCACATTGTGCGGTAGAAAGTTCAACCGTGCCTACAACTTGAAGGTTCACCAGTCAAACTGCACAGGGGCCATAAAGTACGTCTATCCTGGAGGTGCGTACAACAGAAGGCAAACCATATTCGAGCAACTGGATGACGTAGGTATCCGCGTAAATCCAGACGATCGTTTCTATCCTTACCGGGCGACGTACGACATCGAGTGCCTATTGAAACCAATTTCCGGTCAAAGCACGGACAAGATGACGTGGGAGGCCGTGCATGAACTGCTGAGCGTCAGCGTCTGCTCCAACGTACCGGGATTCACGAAGccaaaatgttttgtctccGAGGGTAATCCTGCCATTGTTGCCGACAAGATGTTAAATTATCTTCAACAGATCAGTGACGCGGCCTACGACAAGTTGAAGCAGCATTTTGCCGACGTCTTTAAACAGATAGAGGCCTTGAACCCGGAGGATGACGACGAAGTTTTCATGTCTCAAACCCCAGATCAAGACCTCGTAATGTCGGAACAAGACAACACAGAGGAAAACTTTGTGATGTCGGAACAGGAAGACGAAGATGCTGATTTTGTGATGTCGGGAGAAGAAGATGGATACGAAGAAGTTGACGAAGATGGGGAAGAAAAAAGGTCAGGAAAAGAAAGTTGGGTCAGCAAGTTGATAGGCCGGCTCCATCGCCACCTACGTCAGTTACCCGTCATCGGCTTCAACTCTGGGAGATACGATGTGAACGCCATGAAGAAGGTTTTCCTCCCCCATCTGTACAGACAACAGAAGACCTTCCGTCCCATCAAGAAGGACAACAGTTTCATGTCCATAGAGACAGACGAACTGAAATTCCTGGACCTGATCAACTATGTGGCGCCGGGCTTCTCGTACTCTCACCTCCTCAAAGCGTACGAATGCAAGGAGATGAAAGGATTCTTCCC GTATGAATGGATGGACGACCTGTCCAAACTGGACCACACTCAACTCCCACCACCGGATGCCTTCTTCAGCAAGTTGCGGGGGTCACACATTTCTCCTGACGACTACCAGCACTGCGTGGATGTGTGGCAGCAGCAAGGCATGACGACCATGCAGGACTTCTTGATATG GTACAACAACAAGGACGTAGTGCCGATGTTGGAGGCCATCCAGAAGATGGCCGCCTTCTACAAAGACCTTGGGATCGACATGTTTAAGGACGGGATCAGCGTCCCGGGTCTGACACTGAAGTATCTCTTCATGAACTTGCAACCGAACACTTACTTCACACTGCCAGACAAAGAAGACGTGTTCAggttattcaaagaaaacatcgTGGGGGGTCCCAGTATAATATTTCATAGACATCACCAGAAGGGTAAGACCTATATCAGGCAGAAGGGAATGGAAGATATAGGTAGAAAACCAAAACTCTGTCAGAAGGTGATTGGCTTCGATGCCAACGCCTTATACCTATGGTCGCTGATGCAGGACATGCCGACCGGGTACTATATTCCCCGTCAGGCAGACAATGATTTTAAGAAAGAGTATTCCGGTCATTACTGGGGCCGCATGGCGACAGAATGGTTAGACTGGGTCGGACACAGCCGTGACATCGTCATCAGGAATAAGTATAACCACACTGAAAAACGTATTGGTCTCCGCCAAGTTCCCGTGGACGGGTTTTGCTCGGCCACAGCTGAAATCTTCCAGTTCCACGGGTGCTTCTGGCACGGCCATGACTGCCACCTCACCGCGGACATTGACACCAATTCAATTCGAAATAAGTCGATGGTCGAATTAAGGGAAGACACAGACGAAATGACTGAGTATTTGCAGGGGGAGGGGTACAAAGTGATCGAAATGTGGGAGTGTGAGTGGCAAAGACTGAAAAGGAATCAAGAGGTGTCCGCCTTTTTGGCTGGGCGCAAGACACATACCGAAACGAAGTACAAATTTCCCGAAGAGGAAATCCTCCAAGCTGTCCGCGAAGATGAGTTGTTTGGCGTGGTTGAGTGCGATATTGAAGTCCCTGCACATCTCAAAACACACTTTGCCGAAATGCCCCCGATCTTTAAAAACTGCAACATTTCTGTCGACGACATCGGTCCTTTCATGAAGCAGTATGCCGAAACACATCACATCATGTCAAAACCCAGGCGTTCTCTCATTTGTAGCATGTTTGGTAAAAAGATCCTTTTGGCAACACCCTTGCTAAAATGGTATCTGGAGAAGGGGTTGGAAGTGACCCACGTTTATCAG ttcctgaacaccggcgaCAAAGACGACAGAAAGAAAATCATCGCGGAGACGATGAAACTGATTGGAAACAGTGCTTATGGCAAGACGGTCACTAACAAAGAGAAGCAGTCTGACGTGTGCTACTGCGACAGTGACGTCACTGCGACGCAAAAGATTAACTACCCCTGTTTCAGAATGATCACCGAGGTTGTCGATGGATTTTACGAAATCGAGACGGGCAAGCGCCGCATCAAATACGACCTGCCCCTTCAAATTGGTTTCTTCGTCTATCAGTATGCTAAATTGCGCATGCTCCAGTTCTATTACGACTTTATGTTGAAATTCGTGGACGTGTCTGATTTTCAATATTGTGAGATGGACACGGACTCGGCGTACATCGCCATCTCCGCGGACAGGCTGGAGGATGTTATCAAACCCCACATGCGTAATAGGTTCGAAAACGAGAAACACCTCTGGTTCCCCCGCACGGACAACCCCCAACACGCAGCTTACGATAAGCGCACTCCCGGGCTCTTCAAGGAAGAATGGTCCGGGGATGCGATTGTCGCGCTGTGCTCCAAAACCTACTATTGTTTTGGTGGTGAAGACATATCAAATGACAAATTCAGCTGTAAGGGGGTgagcaaaaaagacaacaacatcaCTCTCCAAAAGTACCTCCGAGTCCTAGAGACCCAGAAAAGTGGTCAGGGCGTGAACAGAGGCTTCCGCGTGAGGGACAATCAGATGTTGACCTACACGCAAACACGCGacgctttttcttatttttatcCAAAACGTCAAGTTCAGGATGACGGTGTCACAACCCTACCCTTAGACATATAG
- the LOC136421814 gene encoding major facilitator superfamily domain-containing protein 6-like, whose protein sequence is MTSSYKKPADFFLQRTVSMDDVDDASSIMTETTVASVDDSGPMGTVRQCCNIDSSLLIVKLFYSFFYGAVAALIPYLSIFYKQMGMTPLQIGMINGFRPFVSIFAGPLWGIVADTFEIRKVILLVSLMAWLVMGLVIGLLPPATSAPCPLDAKQYVGTKLWPETLKPSKSMSTRKAYPFYATMDSTGLDGPPLSVFVLDLFPRPPLFKSGANLLRAEPPSREKRAASNMTATTPSVTKNIPTPLRIADMSPQKFTPTQPTEKRKTPKPKPTTPKPKTSKPTTPKQLTKKLTTKKVTTPDPTTKKPTTPKQTTKKKEKPKPKPDEGITKTLAMMLDPSNHSWMYEAASQRTLFLTYLTITLLAEIFWSAAFAMADVATLRILGTERISEYGEQRWAGSLGHGVWSLSIGYILFYSRKNVTKCGIVLTVTDYRLMFFTFAGLIGAALVIAIFMPFLEGSEHSSLPATRAALRLFCSAHYGSILLTTVFFGMCYGIIWGYIYWHLQNIGSGQKVMSVSVVVAAVTQIIVFVFANRLFRVISHMAMLHLTLAIFSFCLLSYTVLPNPWWIVGVEVLHGFAYAATWCTLVTYTAQAVPAAAISTVLSLLHTAYMGVGIGSAKLLGGVLIESNGLIFTYKSFACACLIVMAILLLLQTCSYKPVLMVDDYTGQIQSQISKSFPHDSPKTAGHYLLHPDDTVMASAWDKGEWK, encoded by the exons ATGACGTCATCTTACAAGAAGCCGGCGGACTTTTTCTTACAAAGAACTGTGTCCATGGATGAC GTTGACGACGCGTCCTCGATCATGACAGAGACCACTGTGGCCTCGGTGGACGACAGCGGGCCTATGGGGACGGTCAGACAATGCTGCAACATCGACTCGTCCTTGCTCATTGTCAAACTCTTCTATTCGTTCTTCTACGGCGCCGTGGCAGCCTTAATACCGTACCTTAGTATCTTCTACAAGCAGATGGGCATGACGCCGTTACAAATAG GTATGATCAATGGGTTCCGACCGTTCGTCAGTATTTTTGCCGGGCCCCTGTGGGGAATTGTGGCTGATACGTTCGAGATTAGAAAG gtaatattgctagtgtCCCTGATGGCGTGGCTAGTGATGGGGCTGGTGATCGGGCTTCTCCCCCCGGCCACATCCGCACCCTGCCCGCTCGACGCCAAACAGTACGTCGGTACAAAGTTATGGCCGGAGACACTGAAGCCCTCCAAGTCAATGTCGACCCGGAAGGCGTACCCTTTCTACGCCACTATGG ATTCTACGGGTCTGGACGGTCCTCCGCTCAGTGTATTCGTATTAGATCTGTTCCCGAGACCACCACTGTTCAAGTCGGGTGCCAACTTGTTGAGAGCCGAGCCGCCATCGAGGGAAAAACGGGCCGCAAGCAACATGACGGCGACCACACCATCTGTCACGAAGAACATCCCAACGCCGTTAAGGATAGCCGACATGTCTCCACAAAAGTTCACTCCTACTCAACCAACAGAGAAGAGGAAAACGCCCAAACCGAAGCCAACAACACCAAAGCCAAAAACGTCGAAGCCAACAACGCCAAAGCAATTAACTAAAAAATTAACAACTAAAAAAGTAACAACGCCAGATCCAACGACCAAAAAACCAACAACGCCAAAGcagacaacaaaaaagaaggaaaaaccCAAACCGAAGCCAGATGAGGGTATAACAAAAACATTAGCAATGATGTTAGATCCGAGCAACCACAG CTGGATGTACGAAGCTGCCAGCCAGAGAACGCTGTTCCTGACGTACCTCACCATCACGCTGCTGGCAGAGATCTTCTGGTCAGCGGCCTTCGCCATGGCTGACGTGGCGACGCTAAGGATCCTGGGAACGGAACGGATATCAGAGTACGGCGAACAGCGCTGGGCAGGGTCTCTGGGCCATGGTGTTTG GTCCCTGTCCATCGGGTACATCCTGTTCTACTCCCGTAAGAACGTGACGAAGTGCGGCATAGTCCTGACCGTCACGGACTACAGACTCATGTTCTTCACGTTCGCTGGGCTGATCGGAGCTGCCCTCGTCATTGCGATATTCATGCCTTTTCTG GAAGGGTCAGAACACAGTAGCCTGCCTGCCACACGAGCGGCCCTGAGGCTCTTCTGTTCCGCTCACTACGGCTCTATTCTCCTGACTACAGTCTTCTTTGGGATGTGCTATGGGATCATATGGGGCTACATCTACTGGCACCTACAAAATATAG GATCTGGACAGAAGGTTATGAGCGTGTCCGTTGTAGTCGCCGCTGTCACACAAATCATCGTGTTTGTGTTCGCCAACCGGCTCTTCAGAGTCATCAGTCACATGGCGATGTTACACCTGACTCTCGCCATCTTCTCTTTCTGTCTGCTCTCATACACCGTGCTGCCTAACCCATGGTGGATCGTTGGGGTCGAAGTGTTGCACG GATTTGCGTACGCTGCCACATGGTGTACCCTAGTGACGTACACGGCCCAGGCGGTCCCAGCCGCCGCCATCTCTACTGTACTCTCTCTGCTCCACACAGCCTACATGGGCGTGGGCATTGGCAGCGCCAAACTGCTAGGGGGCGTTTTAATTGAGAGCAACGGACTGATCTTCACTTACAAGTCCTTCGCCTGCGCCTGTTTGATCGTAATGGCTATTCTTCTTCTACTACAAACT TGTTCGTACAAGCCTGTGCTGATGGTGGATGACTACACCGGACAGATACAGAGTCAAATATCCAAGTCCTTTCCTCACGACAGTCCCAAAACTGCTGGCCACTACTTACTGCATCCTGACGACACTGTCATGGCGTCGGCGTGGGACAAGGGAGAGTGGAAGTAA